Sequence from the Sphingomicrobium clamense genome:
CTGGGTGAGCGGCGCGGGTTCGAGATTGCGCAGGGTCGGCTGGGGCCGGGGCGCATTCATCATTGCATGCGGACGATCGGTGCGGCGGAAGAAGCGCTCGAGCTGATGGTCAAGCGGCTGCAGAGCCGGGTGGCGTTCGGCAAACGGATCGCCGAGCATTCGATCTGGGAACAGCGCGTGGCCGAGGCGCGGATCGAGATCGACTGCACGCGGCTGTTGTGCCTCAAGGCCGCCGACATGATGGACAAGGTCGGCAACAAGGACGCCAAGGCCGAGATCGCGATGATCAAGGTCAAGGCGCCGCGCATGGCGCTGCAGGTGATCGACGACGCCGTGCAGGCGTTTGGCGGGGCAGGCGTGAGCCAGGATACGCCGCTGGCGCATAGCTGGGCGGGCATTCGCACGCTGCGGCTCGCCGACGGGCCCGACGAGGTGCACAACCGCACGATCGCGCGGCTGGAATATGCCAAGCATGCGGAACTGGCCAAGTGAGGCTAAACGGCAAGATCGCGATCGTCACCGGCGCGGGATCGGGGATCGGCAAAGCGTCGGTGGAGCTGTTCCGCGAACATGGCGCGACGGTCGTTGGCGCGGACCTCAAGGGCGCGGACGTTGAGTGCGATGCGGGCTCCGAGGCTGCCGTTGCCAAATTGGTAGCCGATACGGTTGCCGAGCATGGCGGGCTCGACATCTTTTTCGCCAATGCGGGAATTTCTGGCGGGTTGGAGAGCATTTTCGAGCAGGACGAGTCCGCCTGGGCGGAGATCCTGCGCGTCAACACGATCGGCCCCGCGATGGCGATCAAATATGCCGCGCCCGAGATGAAGAAGCGCGGGGGCGGGTCGATCATCGCGACCGCGAGCGTGGCGGGGCTGCGTTCTGGCGCGGGGGGACCGGCCTATACCGCGTCCAAGGCGGCGGTGATCAACCTCGTGAAGATCGGGGCGCAGCAGCTGACCGGCTCGAACATACGCGTCAACGCCATCTGCCCCGGCCTCATCGAAACCGGCATGACCGAATTCGTCTACGAACGTGCTCGCGCCAAGGGCGTCGAGGACAAGCTTGGCCACCTCAACCCGATGAAACGCGGTGGGCAGCCGATCGAAATTGCCAATGCCGCGCTGTTTTTGGCCTCCGACGAGGCATCTTACGTCAACGGCCATGCGTTGGTCGTGGACGGAGGCCTTTCGGCCTCGCACCCGTTCAATCTTCAGGCCTATGGCCGCACTGCAATCTGACCATTTGGAGAACCCAATGACCGACCCGATCTCGTCCGAAAATCATGGCGATGTGCGTATCATCTGGAGCGACAATCCGCCCGTGAACGCGCTGGGCGCGGCGGTGCGCCAGGGACTGGTGCGCGAGATCGAGGCGGCCGAGGATGACGACAGCGTCAAAGCGGTCGTGATCGCTTGCAAGGGCCGCACTTTCTTTGCGGGCGCCGACATCACCGAATTCGGCAAGCCGCCAGTCATGCCGTGGCTGCCCACGGTCGTCGACCGCATCGAGGCGTGCGAAAAGCCGGTGGTCGCAGCGATCCACGGCACCGCGCTGGGCGGCGGGTGCGAAGTCGCGCTCGGTTGTCATTATCGCGTGGCGCTGCCGAGCGCGAAGCTGGGCTTTCCCGAAGTTAATCTGGGCCTCCTGCCGGGCGCAGGCGGGACGCAGCGCGGACCGCGCGTCGCGGGCGTCGAACTGGCGCTCAAGATGGCGACGACGGGTAAGCCGATCACGGCGGGCGAGGCGCATGACGCCGGGCTGGTCGACCGGATCGTCGAGGGCGACCTGGTCCAGCATGCAGTGGCCTATGCCGAGGAAGTGAAGGACGTGCGTCCGCTGCCGCGCTCGAGCGAACACAGCGACAAGATCGAGAATGTCGATCCGTCGGTGTTCGAGGATTACAAGAAGGCCAACGCCAAGCTGTTCCGCGGCGACGTCGCGCCGCTCGCCAACCTCGAATGCATCAAGGCGGCGGTCGAGCAGCCCTACGAGCAGGGCGTGATGACCGAGCGCACCAAGTTCATGGAGCTGATGAGCGGCCCGCAGGCCAAGGCGCGGCAATATTTCTTCTTCGCCGAGCGCAAGGCCGCGAAGATCGAGGGCGTCGACGACAGCGTCGAGCCGCGCGAGATCAAGCGCGTGGGCGTGATCGGCGCCGGCACGATGGGTGGCGGCATCTCGATGAACTTCCTCACCGCGGGCATTCCCGTGACCATCGTCGAGATGAACCAGGAAGCGCTCGACCGCGGGACGGGCGTCATGCTCAAGAATTACCAGTCGACCGCGCGCAAGGGGCGGATGACCGAAGAACAGGTCGAAGGCGCGATGGGGCTGTTGAAGCCGTCGCTCAACTTCGACGACCTTGGCGAATGCGATCTCATCATCGAGGCGGTGTACGAGAATATGGACGTGAAGAAGGACATTTTCACGAAGCTCGACGGGATCGCCAAGAATGGCGCGATCCTGGCGTCGAACACCTCCTATCTCGACATTAACGAGATCGCGTCGGTGACCAAGAGGCCCGAGGACGTGGTCGGGCTGCACTTCTTCTCGCCCGCCAACATCATGAAGCTGCTCGAGGTCGTGCGCGGCGATAAGACGGCGGACGACGTGCTGGTGACCGCGATGGCGCTGGCCAAGAAAATCAGGAAAGTCGCCGTCATCGCAGGCGTTTGTTACGGCTTTATCGGCAACCGCATGCTGATCCCGCGCCAGCTGCAGGCGGAAAAGCTGCTCATGGAAGGCGCGACCCCGCAGCAGATCGACAAGGTGCATGTCGAGTTCGGCATGCCGATGGGGCCGTTCCAGATGGCCGACCTTGCCGGTGTCGACATCGGTTGGCACCGCGATCCGGAGCGGATCGAAAGCATCCGCGACGCGCTGTGTGCGATCGATCGCTGGGGCCAGAAGAAGGGCGCGGGCTTCTACGACTATGACGAGAACCGTCGTCCGAGCCCGAGCGAGAAGGTGCAGTCGATTATCGACGACTTTGCCGCCAAGCAGGGCATCGAGAAGCGCGAGATTTCCGATCAGGAGATTGTCGAGCGCACGCTTTACACGATGGTCAACGAGGGCGCGAAAATCCTCGACGAGGGCAAGGCGCAGCGGGCGAGCGATATCGATGTCGTGTGGGTCTACGGCTATGGCTGGCCGGTCTATCGCGGCGGTCCGATGTACTGGGCCGACAGCGAAGGACTCGACACGATCGTCGAGGGGCTAAAGCGGCAGGAAGAGCGGCTGGGCGACGACTGGAGCTTCTCGCAGCTGTTGCTCGACAAGGCCGAGGCCGGAGAGAAGTTCACGCGTTAGGCCTTGCTTGCTCCCTGCAAGCTTGCACATCCACGAATATTTGCTAGCCTGCAACTATGTGGGGAGCAGCATCACCTGAGCTTCTGGCGAGCCGGATGGCGGCGATCATGGAGCGATACGAAGAGGGCCGCGTCGAGAATGACCGCGCCTTTCGGCAAGAACGCACCATGTTGAAGGCGATCGGCGAACGAGAGCCAGCGACGCTGGGCGAGATTGCCGAGGCGACCGAGCGCGGGGCGCCGGCGCTGAGCCGGGCGGTCGACAGTGCGGTCAAGCGCGGGCTGGTCGACAGGCGGCAGGATCCCGACAATCGGCGCAAGCTGCAGCTGCGGCTGACCGAAGCCGGACAGCACAAGGTCGACGAAGCGGTGATCGATTCAGGGCCGATGGTCGAACGCTTCCAGCGGCTGGCGCAATCGGAATTGCGGGCCATCGAGCGGGCCATCGAAATTTTGGAACGGGCAGGCTGACGGTAACCATTTGGCGATTGTCGTCGAATCCCGTTCAGCATATGTTATCCGGGAACCTGCGAGGCTGCAGGGAATTGGAGTATTTCCAAGGCTTTAAGAGTGGGGTTGTAACGACGTGACGTATCGAACGATGATCAAGTCGGCCTGTCTCGGCTCCGCACTGGCGCTGATGGCTGCTCCTGCATATGCGCAGGAAGCCCCCGATCCGCTACCTGGAGAGCCGACATTGGCCGCGCGGCCGCCGGTGGCGGAATTCACGGTCGCCAAGCCGGTCGTGAGCCAGGGCGTCATTGCCGCCTTTTACGACACCTTTCGGCCCGGCATGGTGTTTCTTGAACGGCCCGATTTCGATGTGGGCATTGCGCGCATGCTCGACGTGCTCGATCGGTCGGTGGTCGAGGGGCTCGCCGAAGGCCCGCGACTTGCCGCGACCATCCGCCGCGAACTGGAAATCGGCATTCCTACCGATCCCGGACAGCGCGCCGCGCTCGATCGGCTGATCAGCCGCGCGTGGATGAGCTACATGGCGACGGTCAAGGCACCGGTGCCGGGCATGCTCTACGGCGCCGACTGGGTGAAGCCCAAGGGCAACCAGCCGCATGAAGTGCTGCTGACCGCCAAGGCGGTGCCCGACCTCGCGCAGCACGTCACCGACATGTCGAACGTGAACTATTTCTACGACCGGATCCGCGATGCGGAGTGGAAGCGGCTGGGCGAACGGCCGGGCGCGCAGCCCGACCCGCGCGTGGTCGCCAACCTGGCTCGCGCCCGTGCCATGCCGCGCAAGGGTCGCTACGTCCTTGTCGACAGTGCGAGCCAGACGCTGTGGATGGTCGAGAACGGACAGCCGGTCGACAGCATGAAGGTCGTGGTGGGCAAGGTGTCCTACGCGACGCCTATGATCGCGAGTCTCATCCATTACGCGACGTTCAATCCATACTGGCACGTCCCCGATCACTTGGCGAGGGGCTACCTGGCCGACGGCATGCTGCGCGAGGGACGGCGTTACGCCGAGCGCAACGGCTACGAGATGATCGATAGCTGGTCGTACGAAGCCAATGTGCTCGATCCCATGTCGATCGACTGGAAGGCTGTGAAGGCCGGCACGGCCAAGGTGCAAGCGCGCCAGCTTCCGAGCAAAATCAACTCGATGGGCAAGATCAAATTCGACTTTCCCAATCCCGAGGGCATCTATTTGCACGACACGCCCAAAAAGGAATATTTCGACCTGTCGGAACGCGACCTGTCGAACGGATGTATTCGTCTCGAAGATGCCATGCGGCTGGGTCGCTGGCTGCTTCGCGAAGAGCCGGTAGCGCCTAATGCCGACCCTGAGCAGTTCGTGCCGCTCCCTG
This genomic interval carries:
- a CDS encoding MarR family winged helix-turn-helix transcriptional regulator, with amino-acid sequence MERYEEGRVENDRAFRQERTMLKAIGEREPATLGEIAEATERGAPALSRAVDSAVKRGLVDRRQDPDNRRKLQLRLTEAGQHKVDEAVIDSGPMVERFQRLAQSELRAIERAIEILERAG
- a CDS encoding L,D-transpeptidase family protein; this translates as MTYRTMIKSACLGSALALMAAPAYAQEAPDPLPGEPTLAARPPVAEFTVAKPVVSQGVIAAFYDTFRPGMVFLERPDFDVGIARMLDVLDRSVVEGLAEGPRLAATIRRELEIGIPTDPGQRAALDRLISRAWMSYMATVKAPVPGMLYGADWVKPKGNQPHEVLLTAKAVPDLAQHVTDMSNVNYFYDRIRDAEWKRLGERPGAQPDPRVVANLARARAMPRKGRYVLVDSASQTLWMVENGQPVDSMKVVVGKVSYATPMIASLIHYATFNPYWHVPDHLARGYLADGMLREGRRYAERNGYEMIDSWSYEANVLDPMSIDWKAVKAGTAKVQARQLPSKINSMGKIKFDFPNPEGIYLHDTPKKEYFDLSERDLSNGCIRLEDAMRLGRWLLREEPVAPNADPEQFVPLPVGTAVYVTYLTATVDEGGQLAFLDDIYSWDPVVGGAQQAQGQR
- a CDS encoding 3-hydroxyacyl-CoA dehydrogenase NAD-binding domain-containing protein, translated to MTDPISSENHGDVRIIWSDNPPVNALGAAVRQGLVREIEAAEDDDSVKAVVIACKGRTFFAGADITEFGKPPVMPWLPTVVDRIEACEKPVVAAIHGTALGGGCEVALGCHYRVALPSAKLGFPEVNLGLLPGAGGTQRGPRVAGVELALKMATTGKPITAGEAHDAGLVDRIVEGDLVQHAVAYAEEVKDVRPLPRSSEHSDKIENVDPSVFEDYKKANAKLFRGDVAPLANLECIKAAVEQPYEQGVMTERTKFMELMSGPQAKARQYFFFAERKAAKIEGVDDSVEPREIKRVGVIGAGTMGGGISMNFLTAGIPVTIVEMNQEALDRGTGVMLKNYQSTARKGRMTEEQVEGAMGLLKPSLNFDDLGECDLIIEAVYENMDVKKDIFTKLDGIAKNGAILASNTSYLDINEIASVTKRPEDVVGLHFFSPANIMKLLEVVRGDKTADDVLVTAMALAKKIRKVAVIAGVCYGFIGNRMLIPRQLQAEKLLMEGATPQQIDKVHVEFGMPMGPFQMADLAGVDIGWHRDPERIESIRDALCAIDRWGQKKGAGFYDYDENRRPSPSEKVQSIIDDFAAKQGIEKREISDQEIVERTLYTMVNEGAKILDEGKAQRASDIDVVWVYGYGWPVYRGGPMYWADSEGLDTIVEGLKRQEERLGDDWSFSQLLLDKAEAGEKFTR
- a CDS encoding SDR family NAD(P)-dependent oxidoreductase encodes the protein MRLNGKIAIVTGAGSGIGKASVELFREHGATVVGADLKGADVECDAGSEAAVAKLVADTVAEHGGLDIFFANAGISGGLESIFEQDESAWAEILRVNTIGPAMAIKYAAPEMKKRGGGSIIATASVAGLRSGAGGPAYTASKAAVINLVKIGAQQLTGSNIRVNAICPGLIETGMTEFVYERARAKGVEDKLGHLNPMKRGGQPIEIANAALFLASDEASYVNGHALVVDGGLSASHPFNLQAYGRTAI